AGTGAGCTTGGCGAAGGAACGACTTTTATGTTGACGTTTCCTCCGGCGACTTAAACCAGCTAGTCAATTACACAAAGAGCGCAACTATTATAACTATCGCGCGATACTAATTCCGGCTCATCTATACGATGAATTTAGACCAACGATTTTCCCTCCTAAAGAAACTACGGAGTTTCATCGCTTTCCCCAGACCCTATAATTGTTACACATAACTGCTACACATTCCCCCTCCTCTTGCCCTCCTTCTTTTCAATTCCAGCGTAAGTTCCTTTAGTTGGACCTCATTAACGACCTCCATATTGCCTATGTCACGCGAGACGATTCCAGCAGGAACTCGGACTTCCAGGCTCTTGCCAGAGGACATTAGGTCACCTGTTCTTGATTGCTCTCCTCACCCCATGCTAATTGTGGATGGCCGCGGGAATATCGAGTACGCAAACACTGCGCTGATCAGGACGTGGGGGCTTCACGACGCCTCCCACCTCGTAGGAGGCGATGTCCACAGATTATGGAAGCAAACCGACACCGTCGATCGCTTGCTGGAATCGGCGATGACGTCTGGTTTAGCAACAAATGTGCTCGATGCTTGCCATAGCTTAGGTACGACCTTTCCAGTCGAAATTATCGCCCGCCGACTTAAGAGTTGGCAAAACGGCTCCGTCCAAATAGCGTTCTTTGTGACCTGTGTTACGCCCGAGATTTCCCAACTCCAACAGGAATTAAGCGAAAGCAAACGTCGCCTGGAGGAATCACAGGAGATCGCCAAGATAGGCAACTGGGAACTCGACCTACAACAAAACATTCTGACATGGTCAGATAGGGTCTTCGATATCTTCGAAGTCACACCTGTCCAATTCGGCGGGACCTACGAATACTTTCTCGATCTTGTATTTCCCGAGGATCGAGATCTGGTTAACAGCAGTTTTCTCGATTCTCTCGACAAGACCAGGTATTACGAGGTCACACATCGAATTCACACTCCCACCGGGAAGCTTAAGTGGGTCAACGAACGATGCAAAGTCTTTATCGACTGTGACGGACAACCAATTCGCTGCCTCGGGACGGTTCGAGATGTAACCGCACAGGTTGAAACTCAGAGGGCACTCCAGATTGCCAACTCACAACTGCGGTCCATTATTGATTCACACAATGGATTCGTGGGGCTATTGGACCTCGAAGGTCGATTGATCGAAATTAATGCTTCTCCATTCAAATCGAATATTGCGAATCGAAGCGAAGTGCTGGGCAGAGCATTATGGGAAACGCAGTGGTTTTCCCATCACGATTCCAATCAGCGGAAGATCAAATCTGCTATCCAACAAGTTTTGGGAGGTCGTTCGCTGCGATTCGAGACAACCATCTGCAATCAAGCTAATGAACTAGTAACGCACGATATTTCCTTTGAACCGTTGTTGGATATCGAAGGGAATATCATCAATATCGCCACATATGCGGTTGATATCTCTCAACGTAAACAAGCGGAAGTACTGCTCCGAGAAAGCGAGTGCTTCACGCGTTCAACTCTGGATGCCCTTTCTGCAGAAATCGCAGTACTAGACGAAACGGGAATCATTTCTCACGCCAATCGTGCCTGGACGGAGTTCACGATTGCCTGTTGCACTTATTGGCATACGGCCCCGAAAGGTGCCAATTACCTCGAACTATGCCGGAAAGCAGGTGCTATCGGCATCAAAGCTGCATCTCGGCTGGCCCAAGGAATCGATGACATCCTGGAAGGGCGCTGTACCGAGTTTTCGGTCGAACACTGCTGCCAGACGGCAAACGGCCAACAGTGGTTTCTCAGTCGAGGAACGCGATACCCAGGCGGGCGGCGCGTCGTTATCGTCCATGCGGACATAACCAGTGTTAAACTGGCAGAATTGCAAATGGAGGAACTCCGCAACCAATTGGTACACGCGTCGCGAGTTGCCACGATGGGGGAAATGGCCGCCGGCATCGCTCATGAACTCAATCAGCCCCTTGCTGCCATTAGGCTCTATTCTGAAGGTGGTGTTGAAGGGATATCCAAAGGTACGCTAAACGGCCCAGAGTTATCGGCAATGCTTGACAAAATCGCGGGACTGGCCACCCGCTGTGGCCAAGTCATCCGCGGACTACGCGAGTTTGCGATGCGTGAAGAGCCAAGACACGTCATCATTGATGTACGTGACATGATCCACGAAGTTTTGCAATTCATGGGGCATGAATGTAAGTGCTCCGGAGTCAATTACAGCTTAGATCTCGGTAGCAACACGCAATTGGTCAGCGCAAATCCAATTCAACTGCAACAAGTTCTCGTCAATCTTATCCGAAACGCGATCGAGGCCTTAGCTGATCATACTCGGTTAGGACGAATCGAGATTTGTTCCCAATCAACAGAAGATGACAGAAATATCACCATCTCTGTTTACGATAACGGCCCCGGCATGTCCTCGGAAACCATGTCTCACTTATTTGATCCTTTCTTCACAACCAAACCCTCGGGCCTAGGCATGGGGTTAAAAATCAGCCAGACGATTGTGCGAGCCCACGGTGGCACGATTCACTGCAACTCGGAGCCACAAATTGGAACGACCTTCACCATTCAATTACCCATGGCAAGCAACGTAACAAATGAATGACGACGATTCCTCACTAGGCACCGTCTACATCGTGGAAGACAACGATGACACGCGTCGATCCATTGAATGGACGCTCGCATCGGTCGGGTATTCCGTCGAGGTCTTTGCTGAAGCAAGATCATTTCTCGACCGACTCGACGCAACCGCTCCGTGCTGTGTCGTGGTCGATCTTCTGTTGCCAGGCATGACAGGACTGTCACTTTGTCAAGAACTCAATAAACGCGTCGTCAGTAGCGCGGTTGTCATGATCAGTGGCCACGGCGACATCAAATCTGCAGTCGAAGCAATGAAACAAGGTGTCGTCGACTTCCTGGAGAAGCCATTTGGCCGAGAACAATTGTTAAACTCGGTCCATGACGCCTCAACTCGCGCCAGACGCCAATATCGCGAATCACAGGAAGAAGCGAGAATTGCAGATGGTTTAGCAACACTTTCTCCTCGCGAGCGAGAGGTTTTCGACTGCATGGCCGACGGGATGGTGACCAAACAGATTGCTACTGTCCTCACAATCAGCCCGAGAACCGTTGATGTTCACCGATCGAAAATCACCCAAAAGCTGGAGTTAGATTCCCCTACGCAAATGGCGCACTTTATTTCTATCCATAAACGGCAACGAGATCGAAAGCTACGGAATAATCTCCCGTTTCCAGCCAACTGACTACAAAGCCTCACTGGATAATTAGACCGCGAAATTTACTTTGCAGAATGACACGATTGTTTGTCATCAATCAAAAAGATAAGCAGTAACGGGGTGCGTCTCCAAGTCGAGCATATGAATCCAGAGGCTTTCACTTCAATCCGTCAAGAGCTTGGGCTTCTTACCTACAATCTCCATTCTCGTGGCGATCGACGACTCGCCAACGGTTGGCTCTGAAGCCTCATTCGATCCATTCGTTGGCGAACGGAAGATCATCCCCAGCGACAACAGGAGAAGTGTCCCCATGGTCAGGCCGCGGAATACACGGGCATCGATATTATGCGACACCTTGAGCCCGACATAGATCCCCAGAAGCGCAAACGGAATGGCTAGAACACAATAACTGAGTACTGAGAGATTCATCCAACCAGCAGCAGTCAAACCACCAATTCGGAGAATCGCCGTAAGAAAACTGAAGGCTAATAGAAACACTTTGATCTGTGTTGGAGACCAAGGCTGACGCGACGCGAACGCTGCTACCGGCGGCCCACCCATTCCGACAGCCCCAGTGAGAAGCCCACTGGCAACCCCGGTAATCGAGGCCCACAGCCATGAAGTTTCTCGTTCTGTTTCAATCTTGATTTCCCGCCGCATTGACCACAGTCCTTCGGCTGAGAGTAAAAAGATCAAAACACCAGTGACTCGAATCAGCAGAGTCTCGTTCACTACGCTAAAGAAATAGAGCCCGACTGGCAGGCCTGCGATAGCTCCAGCCAAACAGATCAATAGGGTCCGACGCTTGATTTCACCTCGGTACATCCATACTGCCGCAATCAAAGGTGCCAAAACACTGACGGCGACGATCACGTTCGCTTCACGAAAGTCAAGAAAGTAGGAGAAGATTGCCAAACAAACGATAGCGTAGCCAAAGCCGATCGTTCCCTGAACTGTAGCAGCCAGAAAGATTACCAGAGAGATCAGCAGCAGTATCAACTTGAATTCTTTCCTGGAAGCGAATCTACTCAGGCAACTCTTGCCCCTTAGTTTCTGGCAAAAATAGCATGATCACCACCCCCACCAGAAAAAGCAGGGCAAGTAAACTAACCGCGAGTCGCAAATCGATTTCCGATTTAAGGGCACCGGCGGCGAGAAGGACCGGAACGGCTACGACTCTCCCACCGTTAAAACAAAAGCTAGTTCCCGTTGCGCGAAGATGAGTCGGGAATAGTTCTGGAAAGTAAATTGCGTAGCCCGCATGAATCCCCAGCGTAAAGAATCCAAACAGCGGCAAGAGGAACAATAATTGCCAATAGGTCTGCGGCAAAAAACAAACCACCGGCACAATAGCCACGGCCATAAGTTGAAAGACGATAAAAGTCGGTTTGCGACCGAATCGCGCAGCGAGTGGCCCGAAGGAAAGCAGTCCGATACCTCCTCCCGCTGCTTGAACAATGCCGTAAGCGAACTTTGCCTGTTGCGCCGCCCCCTCGGGCGAGACGTCGTTACGAAGCAATAGCTCGCGCATAAGGTCTTGCCCAGATACAGTCACCGCCCAGAACGTCCCCAGTCCGACTGCAGCAAGGCCCATTCCCATAAACGCTCGAAAGCTCCAAGGACTGGCCAACAGCAATTGTCGGAAGCTGCCCAGTTTCTCAGGCCGAGTAGATGTCTTGGCGGCATCCTTTTTCTCTTGCCAACGTTCGGGTTCCTTCACCGATGACCGCACCCACACGATCAGTACAGCAGGCAAAATGCCCACCAGGTAAGCGTATTGCCAGTTCGCCCCAACGGCCAAACCAGCAAGAGCCGC
The Blastopirellula marina genome window above contains:
- a CDS encoding ATP-binding protein gives rise to the protein MSRETIPAGTRTSRLLPEDIRSPVLDCSPHPMLIVDGRGNIEYANTALIRTWGLHDASHLVGGDVHRLWKQTDTVDRLLESAMTSGLATNVLDACHSLGTTFPVEIIARRLKSWQNGSVQIAFFVTCVTPEISQLQQELSESKRRLEESQEIAKIGNWELDLQQNILTWSDRVFDIFEVTPVQFGGTYEYFLDLVFPEDRDLVNSSFLDSLDKTRYYEVTHRIHTPTGKLKWVNERCKVFIDCDGQPIRCLGTVRDVTAQVETQRALQIANSQLRSIIDSHNGFVGLLDLEGRLIEINASPFKSNIANRSEVLGRALWETQWFSHHDSNQRKIKSAIQQVLGGRSLRFETTICNQANELVTHDISFEPLLDIEGNIINIATYAVDISQRKQAEVLLRESECFTRSTLDALSAEIAVLDETGIISHANRAWTEFTIACCTYWHTAPKGANYLELCRKAGAIGIKAASRLAQGIDDILEGRCTEFSVEHCCQTANGQQWFLSRGTRYPGGRRVVIVHADITSVKLAELQMEELRNQLVHASRVATMGEMAAGIAHELNQPLAAIRLYSEGGVEGISKGTLNGPELSAMLDKIAGLATRCGQVIRGLREFAMREEPRHVIIDVRDMIHEVLQFMGHECKCSGVNYSLDLGSNTQLVSANPIQLQQVLVNLIRNAIEALADHTRLGRIEICSQSTEDDRNITISVYDNGPGMSSETMSHLFDPFFTTKPSGLGMGLKISQTIVRAHGGTIHCNSEPQIGTTFTIQLPMASNVTNE
- a CDS encoding response regulator transcription factor, with protein sequence MNDDDSSLGTVYIVEDNDDTRRSIEWTLASVGYSVEVFAEARSFLDRLDATAPCCVVVDLLLPGMTGLSLCQELNKRVVSSAVVMISGHGDIKSAVEAMKQGVVDFLEKPFGREQLLNSVHDASTRARRQYRESQEEARIADGLATLSPREREVFDCMADGMVTKQIATVLTISPRTVDVHRSKITQKLELDSPTQMAHFISIHKRQRDRKLRNNLPFPAN
- a CDS encoding sulfite exporter TauE/SafE family protein; this translates as MILLLISLVIFLAATVQGTIGFGYAIVCLAIFSYFLDFREANVIVAVSVLAPLIAAVWMYRGEIKRRTLLICLAGAIAGLPVGLYFFSVVNETLLIRVTGVLIFLLSAEGLWSMRREIKIETERETSWLWASITGVASGLLTGAVGMGGPPVAAFASRQPWSPTQIKVFLLAFSFLTAILRIGGLTAAGWMNLSVLSYCVLAIPFALLGIYVGLKVSHNIDARVFRGLTMGTLLLLSLGMIFRSPTNGSNEASEPTVGESSIATRMEIVGKKPKLLTD
- a CDS encoding MFS transporter, which gives rise to MDTPSQSSRPWYHDVTRYQWLVLIIASAGWVFDVYEGQIFNITRNQMLNDIVPQAEANVKWYGDFFLAIFLFGGTVGGLLAGTLADRYGRRPIMIATILAYSVFSGLTFFATELWHVAVLRFLVAVGVGGEWAVAASLVAEVFPPKARAQASGIFHATSILGTWLAALAGLAVGANWQYAYLVGILPAVLIVWVRSSVKEPERWQEKKDAAKTSTRPEKLGSFRQLLLASPWSFRAFMGMGLAAVGLGTFWAVTVSGQDLMRELLLRNDVSPEGAAQQAKFAYGIVQAAGGGIGLLSFGPLAARFGRKPTFIVFQLMAVAIVPVVCFLPQTYWQLLFLLPLFGFFTLGIHAGYAIYFPELFPTHLRATGTSFCFNGGRVVAVPVLLAAGALKSEIDLRLAVSLLALLFLVGVVIMLFLPETKGQELPE